Proteins from one Juglans microcarpa x Juglans regia isolate MS1-56 chromosome 1S, Jm3101_v1.0, whole genome shotgun sequence genomic window:
- the LOC121246588 gene encoding homeobox-leucine zipper protein ANTHOCYANINLESS 2-like produces the protein MSFGGFLENTTGGGGARIVADIPYSNGNLIHNMPAAALAQSRLVTPPLTKSMFNSSPGLSLGLQQPNMDGQTDMARMAENFEVNTGRRSRDEEHESRSGSDNMDGASGDDQDAADNPPRKKRYHRHTPQQIQELEALFKECPHPDEKQRLELSRRLCLETRQVKFWFQNRRTQMKTQLERHENSLLRQENDKLRAENMSIRDAMRNPICSNCGGPSIMGEISLEEQHLRIENSRLKDELDRVCALAGKFLGRPIPSLANSIGPPLPSSSLELGVGSNGYGVLSTVATTLPLGPDFGIGISNALPVMPPARTTAGFDRSIERSMFLELALAAMDELVKMAQSDEPVWVRSLEGGREMLNHEEYVRTFTPCIGLKPNGFVTEATRETGMVIINSLALVETLMDSNRWAEMFPYLIARSSTTDVISSGMGGTRNGSLQLMHAELQVLSPLVPVREVNFLRFCKQHAEGVWAVVDVSIDSIRETSAAPTFVNCRRLPSGCVVQDMPNGYSKVTWVEHAEYDESEVHQVYRPLLSSGMGFGAQRWIANLQRQCECLAILMSSAVPTRDHDAITAGGRRSMLKLAQRMTDNFCAGVCASTVHKWNKLHADNVDEDVRVMTRKSVDDPGEPPGVVLSAATSVWLPVSPQRLFDFLRDERLRSEWDILSNGGPMQEMAHIAKGQDHGNCVSLLRAGAMNANQSSMLILQETCIDAAGSLVVYAPVDIPAMHVVMNGGDSAYVALLPSGFAIVPDGPGSRGSGETASNGDGPLRVSGSLLTVAFQILVNSLPTAKLTVESVETVNNLISCTVQKIKAALQCES, from the exons ATGAGTTTTGGGGGTTTCCTTGAGAATACTACTGGCGGTGGCGGTGCGAGAATCGTGGCCGATATCCCTTACAGCAACGGCAACCTCATCCACAACATGCCCGCCGCTGCACTCGCGCAGTCTCGCCTTGTCACTCCGCCTCTCACGAAATCCATGTTCAACTCCAGTCCTGGACTCTCTCTCGGTCTT cAACAACCAAATATGGACGGGCAGACGGATATGGCTAGAATGGCTGAGAATTTTGAGGTTAATACTGGGAGAAGGAGCAGAGACGAAGAGCATGAGAGTAGATCTGGCAGCGACAACATGGACGGCGCTTCTGGGGACGATCAGGATGCAGCCGACAATCCTCCGAGAAAGAAGCGTTACCACCGACACACGCCACAGCAAATCCAAGAACTCGAAGC TCTATTCAAGGAGTGCCCTCATCCTGATGAGAAACAAAGATTGGAGCTTAGCAGAAGGCTTTGCTTGGAAACCAGACAGGTGAAGTTCTGGTTCCAGAATCGCCGTACCCAAATGAAG ACCCAATTGGAACGCCATGAGAACTCACTGCTCAGACAAGAAAACGATAAGCTTAGGGCAGAAAATATGTCTATCAGAGATGCAATGAGGAACCCGATTTGTTCAAATTGTGGTGGTCCATCAATAATGGGTGAAATTTCACTTGAAGAGCAGCATCTTAGGATTGAGAATTCCCGGTTAAAGGATGAGTTAGACCGAGTCTGTGCGCTCGCAGGAAAATTTTTGGGCCGTCCCATTCCGTCTTTGGCTAACTCAATCGGTCCCCCTCTACCAAGCTCAAGCTTGGAACTTGGAGTAGGGAGCAATGGTTATGGTGTTTTGAGCACTGTGGCCACAACATTGCCACTGGGACCCGATTTCGGTATTGGCATTTCCAATGCTTTGCCAGTGATGCCTCCTGCTAGAACCACCGCTGGCTTTGATAGATCGATCGAGAGGTCTATGTTTCTTGAGCTTGCTCTGGCAGCCATGGATGAATTGGTTAAAATGGCACAGTCTGATGAACCCGTTTGGGTCAGGAGCCTGGAAGGTGGGAGAGAAATGTTGAATCACGAGGAGTATGTGAGAACATTCACTCCTTGCATTGGATTGAAACCTAATGGTTTCGTCACCGAGGCTACTAGGGAGACTGGTATGGTGATTATCAACAGCTTGGCCCTTGTTGAGACGTTGATGGACTCG AATCGATGGGCAGAAATGTTTCCTTATCTGATTGCCAGATCCTCTACAACTGATGTGATATCTAGTGGTATGGGGGGAACCAGAAATGGCTCACTTCAACTG atgcaTGCTGAGCTGCAAGTCCTTTCGCCTCTGGTTCCGGTTCGAGAGGTCAATTTCTTGAGATTCTGTAAGCAGCATGCCGAGGGTGTATGGGCTGTGGTTGATGTATCCATTGACAGCATCCGAGAAACTTCGGCTGCACCAACATTTGTGAACTGCAGGAGGCTTCCTTCTGGTTGTGTCGTCCAAGATATGCCCAATGGGTACTCTAAG GTTACATGGGTTGAGCATGCGGAGTATGATGAGAGCGAAGTCCACCAGGTTTACCGACCGTTGTTAAGCTCCGGCATGGGCTTCGGTGCACAGCGCTGGATCGCCAACCTTCAACGCCAATGCGAATGCCTAGCCATCCTCATGTCCTCCGCCGTCCCTACCAGAGACCACGACG CAATAACTGCGGGTGGGCGACGAAGCATGTTGAAGCTGGCGCAACGAATGACCGACAACTTCTGCGCCGGAGTGTGCGCGTCGACGGTGCACAAATGGAACAAGCTACACGCCGATAATGTAGACGAAGACGTCAGGGTCATGACCCGGAAGAGCGTGGACGATCCGGGGGAACCACCGGGCGTCGTACTGAGCGCTGCGACGTCGGTTTGGCTACCGGTTTCGCCGCAGAGACTATTCGACTTTCTACGCGATGAACGGCTCAGAAGTGAATGGGACATATTATCAAACGGCGGACCCATGCAGGAGATGGCCCATATTGCCAAGGGCCAAGATCACGGCAACTGCGTCTCTCTCCTCCGTGCCGGC GCCATGAACGCGAACCAGAGCAGCATGCTGATATTGCAGGAGACATGCATAGACGCGGCGGGATCGCTTGTGGTGTACGCGCCGGTGGATATCCCGGCCATGCACGTGGTGATGAACGGTGGGGATTCGGCATACGTGGCGTTACTTCCCTCGGGATTCGCCATCGTACCCGACGGTCCGGGCTCGCGTGGGTCAGGGGAAACAGCCAGCAACGGCGATGGCCCTCTCAGAGTGAGTGGGTCACTTCTAACGGTTGCGTTTCAGATACTGGTGAATAGTCTCCCCACTGCCAAGCTCACGGTAGAATCGGTGGAGACGGTCAACAACCTCATCTCCTGCACCGTCCAGAAGATCAAAGCAGCTCTTCAGTGTGAAAGCTGA